A window of Aricia agestis chromosome 10, ilAriAges1.1, whole genome shotgun sequence genomic DNA:
aaaaaaagggggaaaatatttgaaagggcttatttgaacgtactggagcaatttttatgttatttggcacacatgaagaatagaccacgtaaaaggacataggtttctttttttgcggaaaaatgtacggtttccgtgacattcctaaattacgcgggcgaagccgcgcggaacatctagttaataaataaaaatacggtACAATACAACTCACGTAGTTAGCGACATCGGCAGCCAAGTAGCAAGGCAAATAAATGTGGACGGCGGTCGCGATCGCGAAACAGTAGTAGATGTATGTGTTCAAGTCCTTCTCCTGACCCTATATATAGATGGATATAAACATTATTTAGAAATATATCATAGAAAAGAAAGAAGCTTAAAATATGAAGATAAATAAGTAAGTTGTTGCCAGTACGACGACCGCTGtgactcagttggtgggctgttggtagctcaagcaagggtcgcgggttcgaatcccgccgacggaacaaaaaagttttcaaagttcctgggtcatggatgtgtattaaatatgtgtatcatataataaaaatcttaaatatatgtatacgagtagtataaaagtattagatatatttccgttgtctggtacccgtaacacaagtcctttaagtacttagcacggggccagactgacgtggtgtgaagcatccatagatattattagtaACTAGAAGAAAGCATACGCATTTAACATTGAAGAGACAACATCAAAATTTTGTCAGCATTTCAGCATTACCAGTAACTACTTACTGGTAGGAGTACTATATCTGCTCTAGACCCGTAAGTCTGAGTATATAACTCTAGAAAAAACAATACACAAAATAGTCGTCAATTTCCTTACACTATCAGAAGTAGTCTGACTCAGAGCCATCGCGATATTCAGTCCAGCGTTGAAGAACACTCCGACAAGCCAAACTTCGAAACACTTTTGTATCTTCTTGATGAACCTTAAATAAACTTACTAGATGAATAGGGAAACCAGCTAAACTTACAGAAAAAAGGACCTACGGTCTATGAACAGCTATATTATGTAACCTTTCTGATAAACTATAAAAATCATGGACGAAGTTTGCAACAAACCTTTCAATTTCACAATGTTCGACGACAAATTTTGCAATGGCTCGGTTAATTTTACGTCCGTCATATCCCGAATCCaacaaatgtattaaattctgAGAAATGAATCTTAGCTTCAGAGAGACGTGTATAATTGATATTGTAAACATGCCGTCAAAACCTAAAATAGTTGATAAGTCCGTTCTGTATATCACGCATCCGTACGCGGCTTCGCTGGCATCCGAAAAACCCACAACAGATACCTCCGAACCAATTTCTACTCCTAAATGACGATTAAATGATATATGCAACAATTTTAAAGCAATTGCTTTAAATATTGTTGCCAATGCTCTACGATATAGGGGCGGCCTTTCTTTCCAATCGATGTTGAGAAGCCAAagctcaataattataataattagtttagcGTATAAAATAACGAGTTTAGTATagtgcggggctaaaatggttacctttagcaattcctcccaatcaattcagcaaatgaattgtcaaaactgtcaaactgacaaatgtcaaatcagtacaaaaatacagaaatgaattgcaagcagagttgcattttgcgattttagaaaaatgaatcgtactattatgattcatatcatgattcttcaaagcgaccatattTTTAGCCCCGCACGCCCTACTAAGCCCAGCACATCGTATACCTAAACGTGCAATAGTATGGCGCGCTTGGTGCATGTTGTCAGAGGATTATCATTAATGTCGAATACAATACAATCATCCCTTGCAGACACCCATCATAAACCTAACTGTTAGAAACTTTCAAGCTGTAATTGGTTGCAAACTGTTATTTAAGATTGAAGATGATTGAGTATGACGCATTGGATCGTCCTTATGTCTATCTCTTTACGCATAATCCACTAAggattttaaaaaaagttgataCGGTGGGATTGGTGTGTTCGTCGTGTACCAATCCCGCCCAATACACAAAACTATTTTAGCGACATCTAGTTTCTTatgtaacagagagacagatatACTTATTGGACTTCTATGTAATAGTCAGTGGTCGGCGTAGGTAGTGCCATTTAGGGTGAATGACCTCAATTGTATATGTTAACATGGACATACCTCCGGGATCGCGGGATAAAATCCCGCGTTCCGAATTATCGCGAATAATCAAGTATTTAGGCACTttacaattaatgaaaaaaaacgagttttgagtcataatttcGCCGGATAAAAAAGGCCTAAATAAATGAGTCACTAAACGTTTTTCTACGTCTAATATTTCTTCAGCCATGTTTTGCTTAGTTGccagtatgaaaaaaaaaagattacgcGTCAAAATcgatatctattatttattaactaaacataactctttctttttaattataatccatatttatttaataccgcAGGAGCAAGACGTGTGCGGGGTGCGGGGTGGCCCGCACCCCGCACACAGCAAGCAGACACTTGCGAGTAGCGCATGGCTTGTTGTTCTGTGTGTAGCATTTTTTTTGCGCGTGAGTCCAAAATATCCCATCCACACATAACAGacgaaaagaacaaaaaatgttatatttatttggatataaGTAGTATATCGTAAAGCACTTTCGGGCTTGCCTGTGTTGCCTGCGAATGATCGCTCGGTTGTTTGCGTCGAATGTTTAACGGTGCCACTAAGCGAATtcattattgtttattgttgtttaaatatattttaaaagaaagtcaatatttgataaacattaaatggatatttataattaaacaatCAAATTATTTGCAGGTAACACAGGCAAGCCTGAAAGTGATCTACGATATACTACttatatccaaataaatataatcacatttctgttaattttttacttatttgttaatatcatataaaacttataattatgataaataaataaaaaactaacaaattatttctttatttacgtTTGTCACAATATTTGTTGTTTAAATATCAAATTCTGAATGTATTTCcgattatatattatttcaatgCGAATCCCAAAATCGCGGGATTGAGAGGCATGTCCACGTTATGCCGCGATTAACGAATCCCGCAGGATGGCACTACCTACGCCGACCactggttataacttataagtgaaGTCATTTTATTGACACGTGCTTACGCACACAGATGCATAAACTACGCTGCCTTTAGTGATGTGATTGGGCGACTCGTCGTGCATTAGTTTGACTCACACATGACTAAAAATCGGCTTCATTTTGTTGTTTGTGAAGCTATACTCTTTATTTGGGTTTAGCCTCGAAAGTATTATCATACCACACGGAATTATTCCAATAATTTAAACCGGGTTCATAACTTGAAAAAATATCGaattctttaataaaataacaacaacataatatttattatgtgaaGGAaagaaatactaatattataaatatgaataatttggGCATATTTTTCCTTTACCTTAGCCTATGTTCCTGCATAAATAAATGATCATCTAATTATTTCCTATTTCAGCAGAACATGACAGCAGAGACAGACAATACAGGGGCTGTATACATAGGGTTGTCACAAATTATTGTATGCATATTTAATGGACGATGGTATCTAATTGTAGTGTTATTTCAGTAAGTGGCAAATAATGAGTTTTCGTTGTAGAGTAGCTATTATAGCTTGTGTAAAATTGTCTCACCATTATCAGTATTATGTAacgaagaaaaataattacctgaaacaaaaaaaatatatattagtttaaaaaataattctacagctacttttaacaaaaaaaagagACATGTCAAAATTAATTCTGATAAAAACatcctacaaaaatattttttctagacGTGTATAATGTTTGCTTTATAAAGGCTTCAAAAATACTTCACCGATTTTGTTCCGAATTATCGCGAATAATCAAGTATTTAGGCACTttacaattaatgaaaaaaaacgagttttgagtcataatttcGCCGGATAAAAAAGGCCTAAATAAATGAGTCACTAAACGTTTTTCTACGTCTAATATTTCTTCAGCCATGTTTTGCTTAGTTGccagtatgaaaaaaaaaagattacgcGTCAAAATcgatatctattatttattaactaaacataactctttctttttaattataatccatatttatttaataccgcAGGAGCAAGACGTGTGCGGGGTGCGGGGTGGCCCGCACCCCGCACACAGCAAGCAGACACTTGCGAGTAGCGCATGGCTTGTTGTTCTGTGTGTAGCATTTTTTTTGCGCGTGAGTCCAAAATATCCCATCCACACATAACAGacgaaaagaacaaaaaatgttatatttatttggatataaGTAGTATATCGTAAAGCACTTTCAGGCTTGCCTGTGTTGCCTGCGAATGATCGCTCGGTTGTTTGCGTCGAATGTTTAACGGTGCCACTAAGCGAATtcattattgtttattgttgtttaaatatattttaaaagaaagtcaatatttgataaacattaaatggatatttataattaaacaatCAAATTATTTGCAGGTAACACAGGCAAGCCTGAAAGTGATCTACGATATACTACttatatccaaataaatataatcacatttctgttaattttttacttatttgttaatatcatataaaacttataattatgataaataaataaaaaactaacaaattatttctttatttacgtTTGTCACAATATTTGTTGTTTAAATATCAAATTCTGAATGTATTTCcgattatatattatttcaatgCGAATCCCAAAATCGCGGGATTGAGAGGCATGTCCACGTTATGCCGCGATTAACGAATCCCGCAGGATGGCACTACCTACGCCGACCACTGGTAATAGTGTATGTATCGTTTTCTCTACATACATTGAAATCATAATCACATAAACATACTTTCTTTCTTCGCTAATCCAACCCTTCTAAAACTTACCAGTGAACCCAATGAAAATCAACCATACGGTAGTCATGGCAAACACATTGAACATTTCAAAATACGGAGTCTGAAACCTCTGCTCATCTGACAGGAATATAACGTAGCAATCATGGACCATGTAGCTTTTAGGAGTATCAGTGAGCAGCTGGGAATGGACCGTGAAAACGGTAGCTAGAACTGGGTAAGAAGATGCCGTTATGGCTATAGCCGCCATCCAAATTCGCTCAAAGAACTTTGTCTTCGTTATCGATTCATGGACTATCTTTTGGTAGTCTTCGGGCATGTTGTTAAAGTTGTCGTAGTCGGCGCTAATGGTATCAATGATTTCTTTGAGCTCCTTTCGTCGCACTATACTGGAAATCATCTGTGAAGTATTTCGAgaaatattttacacaatataatataaatattagatCTAACtagtttaattttagttataaaGTTTCAGAACTATTACCTACATCAGTGTCCACGATAACAACTTTAGATGGAAGCACTCGACGCTACATATGCTGGACTTGCGTGGTCCAGTCACTCCAGCAGAATTTATTCAATGTTAGGTAATAATTCCACAATGATTTCGTAGACAGTCGCCGATTTT
This region includes:
- the LOC121731235 gene encoding uncharacterized protein LOC121731235, which codes for MTMLFLAIGMMHPCASTFRERIRLSVIGINIALVIIPCFIIITNDMHIRILTNDMPNLVRQLIIIVCITFVFIKMISSIVRRKELKEIIDTISADYDNFNNMPEDYQKIVHESITKTKFFERIWMAAIAITASSYPVLATVFTVHSQLLTDTPKSYMVHDCYVIFLSDEQRFQTPYFEMFNVFAMTTVWLIFIGFTGFDGMFTISIIHVSLKLRFISQNLIHLLDSGYDGQLYTQTYGSRADIVLLPGQEKDLNTYIYYCFAIATAVHIYLPCYLAADVANYGVEICDFAYGCKWETIPDLRIRRSIAMIINRAQVPIRFRALGMLTYNMELYLKILQTSYSMFTILRK